The Diorhabda sublineata isolate icDioSubl1.1 chromosome 6, icDioSubl1.1, whole genome shotgun sequence genome includes a window with the following:
- the LOC130446138 gene encoding group XIIA secretory phospholipase A2, translated as MDVPYGKLLVYFLTFLGYIYSGYGSGFLSNLREAVITAETVFGEVFKNVINVANRFREVNDIFDAAVEEECIFKCPNNEEPKPNRYHSPTADGCGSLGLTIPTEYLPIGEMKKCCESHDICYDTCRKDKEVCDVEFKRCLYKYCESYDKVLGGSTTVKACKGAAKMLFTGTLTLGCKSYLNAQSKACYCPSTGREDKRKKYSGGNSEL; from the exons ATGGATGTACCTTACGGCAAGTTGTTGGtgtattttttaacattctTGGGTTATATTTATTCTGGTTATGGTTCcggttttttatcaaatttgagaGAAGCTGTAATAACAGCTGAAACTGTTTTTGGTGAAGTATTTAAAAATGTGATTAATGTTGCGAACCGATTTCGGGAAGTTAACGATATATTTGATGCAGCTGTTGAAGAagaatgtatttttaaatgtccAAATA atgaaGAACCTAAACCTAACCGATATCATTCTCCTACAGCTGACGGTTGTGGTAGTTTAGGTTTGACAATACCCACGGAATACTTACCGATtggtgaaatgaaaaaatgttgcGAGTCACACGATATTTGCTACGACACCTGTCGTAAAGACAAAGAAGTGTGCGATGTGGAATTCAAGAGATGCCTTTATAAATATTGCGAGAGCTATGATAAGGTACTGGGTGGATCAACAACAGTTAAAG CTTGCAAAGGTGCTGCGAAGATGTTGTTCACCGGAACCTTGACGCTTGGATGCAAGTCTTATTTGAATGCTCAATCGAAGGCTTGTTATTGTCCTTCAACTGGACGAGAagataaacgaaaaaaatattccgGAGGAAATTCGGAACtatga
- the LOC130446137 gene encoding 5'-nucleotidase domain-containing protein 1 produces MWTASSIVSGFSKLCCRSFLNSRKLVLKHNRTFCYNSVKKELNNKPAFSINDYDCIGFDLDNTLARYKIGNMLEMEYKIVSNYLVTQKNYPTEDLLKPIDPNFFIKGLIIDDENGNIIRIGPDGTILQATHGTRWLSKEEILHYYPTLHWHATDLFVENPLQTWNGPYSEKMRTLLDYFDIVISLVFARAVDSIDKLYGRRKVYNIWPDLLNALMYMFNREHYETDTGEYFPEMKKNPDHYYYSCTPNLINWLQELRNTGKKLYLITGAHADFANHTATSTLGPNWRDYFDIVVSYAKKPGFFILERDFIGLDESFKETGPVTNLQKGAIYTHGNWKGLKDFLINSSNISNPKFVYIGDNLVQDIYTPNVHSHCDTVSVCEELEAENTYDYLGQHPDKYFLSSTLWGSYFQCKYSQERTIWYTIMKNNSKICVPSIEYLAKYPLDHQFQCLIC; encoded by the coding sequence atgtggACTGCTAGTTCAATTGTGAGTGGTTTTTCTAAACTGTGCTGCAGAAGTTTTTTAAACTCAAGGAAACTAGTGTTAAAACATAATCGGACGTTTTGTTACAATTCTGTAAAAAAAGAGTTGAATAACAAACCAGCCTTTAGTATAAATGATTATGATTGTATAGGATTCGATTTAGACAATACTCTAGCGCGTTATAAAATAGGGAATATGTTGGAAATGGAATATAAGatagtttcaaattatttggtAACCCAGAAGAATTATCCAACAGAAGATTTATTGAAACCTATCGATCccaacttttttataaaaggGTTGATTATAGATGATGAAAACGGAAATATCATCAGAATAGGACCGGATGGGACAATTTTACAAGCTACTCATGGTACGAGATGGTTGAGCAAGGAAgaaatattacattattatcCTACTCTACATTGGCATGCTACTGATTTATTTGTGGAGAATCCTTTACAGACTTGGAATGGACCTTATTCAGAAAAAATGAGAACTTTGTTagattattttgatatagtaATAAGCTTAGTTTTTGCTAGGGCTGTAGATAGTATAGACAAATTATATGGCCGTAGAAAAGTCTATAACATCTGGCCAGATCTTCTTAATGCCTTGATGTACATGTTTAATAGAGAACATTATGAAACTGATACTGGTGAATATTTtccagaaatgaaaaaaaatcctgatcattattattattcttgtaCGCCAAATCTTATCAATTGGCTCCAAGAATTGCGAAACACTGGTAAAAAACTTTATCTAATAACAGGAGCTCATGCAGATTTTGCAAATCACACGGCTACCAGCACTCTAGGTCCAAATTGGagagattattttgatattgttgTATCTTATGCTAAGAAACCAGGGTTTTTCATTTTAGAAAGGGATTTCATAGGTTTAGATGAATCATTTAAAGAAACTGGCCCAGTTACCAATCTACAGAAAGGCGCAATCTATACCCACGGCAACTGGAAGGGTCTAAAAGATTTTTTGATCAATTCATCCAATATTTCTAACCCCAAATTTGTATACATAGGAGATAATCTAGTGCAGGATATTTATACTCCAAATGTGCATTCTCATTGTGACACTGTTAGTGTTTGTGAAGAACTGGAAGCCGAAAACACATATGATTATCTTGGACAACACCCCgataaatactttttatcaTCTACATTATGGGGATCATATTTCCAATGTAAATATTCACAAGAAAGAACCATTTGGTATACTATTATGAAGAACAATTCAAAGATTTGTGTACCTAGCATCGAATATCTGGCAAAATATCCACTAGATCATCAATTTCAATGTTTAATATGTTAG
- the LOC130446136 gene encoding SET domain-containing protein SmydA-8-like — MSSEGVDNENNKCEVCKAPSTRKCSACKSVFYCSEIHQQENWKEHKNQCRPFEESYSEDLGRYLKATRDIQPGGVIFSEIPLVFGPKPHRIQEGGFPCVGCCKLLSNQICEMCPGCLWPVCSTTCEGLNIPSYHGFECNILRLRTCSEVKSFLDFYRFDVLIVLRALYLQKANPKKWEILMKLEDHLEKRGLGTDVFTAIQEKFNFLMEHYLKPLKSYEKETGQVIIPNCTEDIIHKIYGIIDVNATELTEDVDAMILYSNASLLEHNCIPNTMQIIDENDHFRVTFRAAMAIPKGEHITTMYTHILWGTAARRDHLMETKYFKCTCKRCQDPTELGTYLSALKCIAGKDDEPCGGWQLPITPTYTNGAWMCNKCKIKLPEQDIVKFINHLSHEVDKIMTKAPNKEELEDLLNKLLHFLHPNHYLLFNIKHTLIQLFTDKQIDQNDPMVWMEKLSQCDELIDLTRKLDPGNARLSLYLGVLLNERFMAQFKILTTTFDKPTQNLYTDQIKKEISEILEENRRILFYEQNTSAGRKLLEVVDRNRQSFENWLSEHKQTV, encoded by the exons ATGTCTTCTGAAGGTGTtgataatgaaaacaataaatgtGAAGTTTGTAAAGCTCCTTCGACAAGAAAATGTTCAGCTTGCAAATCGGTGTTTTACTGCAGCGAAATACATCAACAAGAAAATTGGAAAGAGCATAAAAATCAATGTCGACCGTTTgag gAATCGTATTCTGAAGACTTGGGAAGGTATTTAAAAGCGACAAGAGATATACAGCCTGGTGGTGTAATTTTTTCCGAAATACCCTTAGTGTTCGGTCCAAAACCTCACCGTATTCAAGAAGGAGGGTTTCCCTGTGTCGGCTGCTGCAA GTTACTTTCTAATCAAATATGTGAAATGTGTCCTGGTTGTTTATGGCCAGTTTGTAGTACAACTTGTGAAGGACTAAATATTCCTTCTTATCATGGATTCGAATGTAATATTCTTAGATTAAGAACATGTAGTGAGGTTAAATCGTTTTTAGACTTTTACAg ATTTGATGTATTGATAGTTCTAAGAGCCCTATATCTTCAAAAAGCAAATCCAAAGAAGTGGGAAATTCTGATGAAACTGGAAGATCATTTGGAAAAAAGAGGATTGGGAACTGATGTTTTTAC AGCGATCCAGGAGAAGTTTAATTTTCTAATGGAACATTATTTGAAACCATTAAAATCGTACGAAAAAGAAACAGGGCAAGTTATCATTCCCAACTGTACGGAAGAcattattcacaaaatttaCGGTATTATCGATGTAAATGCTACCGAACTTACAGAAGACGTAGACGCGATGATTTTGTACTCTAACGCTAGTTTATTGGAGCACAATTGTATTCCGAATACAATGCAAATTATCGATGAAAATGATCATTTTAGGGTCACGTTTAGAGCCGCCATGGCCATACCAaaag GTGAACATATAACGACAATGTATACTCACATATTATGGGGTACAGCTGCCCGTAGAGATCATCTAATGgaaactaaatatttcaaatgtactTGTAAGAGATGTCAAGATCCTACAGAACTTGGTACATATCTTAGCGCGCTCAAATGCATTGCTGGGAAAGATGATGAACCCTGTGGTGGTTGGCAACTTCCCATAACACCAACTTATACCAACGGTGCATGGATGTGcaataaatgtaaaataaaattacctgAACAG GATATAGTGAAATTCATCAATCATTTAAGTCACGAGGTGGACAAAATCATGACGAAAGCTCCAAACAAGGAGGAACTAGAAGATTTGTTAAACAAGCTTCTCCATTTTTTACATCCcaatcattatttattgttcAATATAAAACATACGCTTATCCAACTATTTACCGATAAACAAATAGATCAAAACGATCCTATGGTTTGGATGGAAAAATTAAGTCAATGCGATGAATTAATTGATTTAACAAGAAAACTCGATCCAGGTAATGCTAg ACTCAGTTTATATCTAGGAGTTCTATTGAATGAACGATTCATGGCACAATTTAAAATACTTACCACAACGTTCGACAAACCGACGCAGAATCTTTATACggatcaaataaaaaaagaaatttccgAAATTCTCgaagaaaatagaagaattttATTCTACGAACAAAACACGTCGGCTGGAAGGAAATTATTAGAAGTAGTGGATAGAAATCgacaaagttttgaaaattggcTTAGCGAACATAAACAAACGGTttaa
- the LOC130446135 gene encoding SET domain-containing protein SmydA-8-like, with product MSEKCEICGEPSELKCSACKSVSYCGKEHQKQGWKDHKILCKPYEIQTDPVYGKCLVATRDIKPGDIILSELPLVYGPRPHMVEEGPVPCPGCCRLIIGEQSARCEGCDFPICHPDCSGLKDMDRHGHECVILGLRDVKALNGLHDFYRQDALLALRCLLLQNRHPKKYAQLMNMEGHMEKRGSNTEIYSAIEERIVNYLHENFFHPMTILEGRSGKKVLNDISKETIHKICGIIDINALEINQNAEITAIYPTVYLLEHNCLPNTTHVFDNDGYKITLKATLPIKAGDHITTMYTHCLWGTQARREHLRETKYFDCQCQRCKDPTELGSYLSALKCLGTDGEPCGGTQLPINPVDDKTEWTCDSCSVKLTNEEVGFLVNGIGEEVDHVQLTNPTVKDLEALLTKMNTFLHPNHYHVYAVKHSLIQLYGYQQGYTPTQITDDCLVRKATMCRELLDITNKIDPGNARLAVYRAVLLHELYLADWITIKRKWDLGIKAKVKSVLMMLNECKNCLTQLQEVLKNEKNTPAGDKLINLVENSKKEFNKFIERNKIDLSSQHNGNTINGTDIEK from the exons ATGAGCGAAAAGTGTGAAATTTGCGGCGAACCTTCAGAATTGAAATGCTCCGCGTGCAAATCGGTTTCTTACTGTGGTAAAGAACATCAGAAACAAGGATGGAAAGATCATAAGATTTTATGCAAACCATACGAA ATACAAACCGATCCTGTTTATGGAAAATGTCTGGTAGCAACTCGAGATATTAAGCCGGGAGATATAATTTTATCAGAATTACCACTGGTATATGGTCCAAGACCGCATATGGTAGAGGAAGGTCCTGTACCTTGTCCAGGATGTTGCAG GTTGATAATAGGAGAGCAATCGGCGAGGTGCGAAGGATGTGATTTTCCAATTTGTCATCCAGATTGTTCCGGTCTCAAAGATATGGATAGACACGGTCACGAATGTGTTATTTTAGGATTACGTGACGTGAAAGCTTTAAACGGTCTTCATGATTTCTACCGACAAGACGCACTTTTGGCTTTGAGATGTCTCTTACTTCAAAACAGGCATCCTAAAAAATATGCACAGTTAATGAATATGGAAGGTCACATGGAAAAACGAGGTTCCAATACAGAAATTTACAG CGCAATTGAAGAACGAATAGTAAActatttacatgaaaatttctTCCATCCGATGACCATCTTAGAAGGAAGATCCggtaaaaaagttttgaatgaCATTTCTAAAGAAACTATTCATAAAATATGCGGAATTATTGATATAAACGCAttggaaataaatcaaaacgCAGAAATTACTGCCATATATCCGACAGTTTATTTACTAGAACACAACTGTTTACCCAATACGACCCACGTCTTTGATAACGACGGTTACAAGATTACCCTCAAAGCTACGTTGCCAATCAAAGCCGGTGATCACATTACAACTATGTATACTCATTGCCTTTGGGGTACGCAAGCTAGGAGAGAGCATCTTAGAGAAACGAAATACTTCGATTGCCAGTGTCAACGTTGCAAAGATCCTACCGAATTGG GTTCCTATTTGAGTGCATTAAAATGCCTCGGTACCGATGGCGAACCCTGTGGTGGTACTCAGCTTCCAATTAACCCCGTTGACGACAAAACGGAATGGACCTGTGATAGTTGCTCGGTTAAATTGACCAATGAAGAAGTAGGTTTTTTAGTAAACGGTATTGGCGAAGAAGTCGATCATGTTCAGCTCACCAATCCTACAGTTAAAGACTTAGAAGCGTTATTGACTAAAATGAATACGTTTTTACACCCTAATCATTATCACGTTTACGCTGTTAAACATTCTTTGATACAATTATATGGTTATCAGCAAGGTTATACTCCTACACAAATTACTGATGACTGTCTGGTAAGAAAAGCGACTATGTGTAGAGAATTATTGGACATAACCAACAAAATCGACCCTGGAAACgcaag ATTGGCTGTTTATCGAGCAGTTCTTCTTCACGAATTGTACTTGGCAGATTGGATCACCATCAAGAGAAAATGGGACCTTGGAATTAAAGCTAAAGTTAAATCTGTTTTAATGATGTTGAATGAATGTAAAAACTGTTTAACGCAACTTCAAGAGGTATTGAAGAACGAAAAAAATACTCCGGCTGGAGATAAACTGATAAATTTGGtggaaaattctaaaaaagaatttaacaaattcatcgaacgaaataaaattgatttatcatcGCAACATAACGGAAATACTATTAATGGAACCGATAtagaaaaataa
- the LOC130445335 gene encoding probable G-protein coupled receptor No18 isoform X1 translates to MSDIVPPDPPNYDYPIYPSNTLSIVPSETRQFFYWLILTLSVLSIIGNILAIRSIIERKTKYLQKFCIFTLSLTDMFSTVMYAINVLNMLSNELIAWNLGEFLCFFIPSAQTFGTTASSFMLLVIALDRNRNCVQTFSKCRWNPRPISCILYITFLLAVSAAISYPMQTYFNYEPIWILMVPYSADKANYQLDYLCFATKNKLKQYYITIDIVIFAPIILTFTCFYIQIATLVWKHRKPVTTKIGGYETKQSEDSTSSSTKTTNTNSSDNSKRTIIKLKHQKNIQVQRKIRTFRIVLVLMMSFICCRFPYWCYYTIRLVSLRNDDTSWNLHFALLALNMLNYVLNPLLYTFLNQTVAAIKMFKEFLWKICCYCFSNDEFQEFEQNSPFTIDQVKPACGTVQTRTNLGRFEDKNEKIEKF, encoded by the exons aattatgaCTATCCAATTTATCCAAGCAACACATTGAGTATCGTTCCGTCAGAGacaagacaatttttttattggttgatATTGACGTTATCGGTTCTTTCCATTATAGGAAACATACTTGCCATTAGATCAATTATTGAGAG gaaaacaaaatatttacagaaattttGTATCTTCACTTTATCATTGACGGACATGTTTAGTACTGTAATGTACGCAATAAACGTTCTCAATATGCTATCGAATGAACTCATCGCTTGG AATTTGGGAGAATTTCTTTGTTTCTTCATACCCTCGGCACAAACTTTTGGAACAACTGCCAGCTCATTTATGTTGTTGGTGATTGCCTTGGACAGAAATCGAAATTGTGTGCAAACGTTTAGTAAATGTAGATGGAATCCGAGACCGATCAGTTGTATACTATATATTACGTTTCTTCTTGCTGTATCTGCTG CAATTTCGTATCCCATGCAAACATATTTCAATTACGAACCTATATGGATTTTGATGGTGCCTTATTCGGCAGACAAAGCGAACTATCAACTAGATTATCTGTGCTTcgcaacaaaaaataaactgaaacaGTATTACATAACAATCGACATTGTTATTTTCGCACCGATCATTTTAACGtttacatgtttttatatacaaatagcCACGTTAGTATGGAAACATCGGAAACCAGTTACTACGAAAATCGGTGGTTACGAAACGAAACAATCGGAAGATTCGACAAGCAGTTCCACTAAAACTACAAATACGAATTCTAGTGATAATTCAAAACgtacaattatcaaattaaaacatcaaaaaaatattcaagtaCAAAGAAAGATTCGAACTTTTCGAATAGTACTAGTACTGATGATGTCTTTTATTTGCTGTAGGTTCCCTTATTGGTGTTACTATACTATAAGATTAGTAAGTTTGAGGAACGATGATACTAGCTGGAATTTACATTTCGCTTTGTTAGCATTGAATATGTTAAATTATGTGTTAAATCCACTTTTGTATACGTTTTTAAATCAAACGGTAGCCgctataaaaatgtttaaagaaTTTCTATGGAAAATTTGTTGTTATTGCTTTTCCAACGACGAATTTCAAGAATTCGAACAAAACAGTCCATTCACAATAGATCAAGTGAAACCTGCTTGTGGTACTGTCCAAACTAGAACTAATTTGGGGCGTTTTGAAGAcaagaatgaaaaaattgaaaaattctag
- the LOC130445335 gene encoding neuropeptide receptor npr-1 isoform X2, producing MFSTVMYAINVLNMLSNELIAWNLGEFLCFFIPSAQTFGTTASSFMLLVIALDRNRNCVQTFSKCRWNPRPISCILYITFLLAVSAAISYPMQTYFNYEPIWILMVPYSADKANYQLDYLCFATKNKLKQYYITIDIVIFAPIILTFTCFYIQIATLVWKHRKPVTTKIGGYETKQSEDSTSSSTKTTNTNSSDNSKRTIIKLKHQKNIQVQRKIRTFRIVLVLMMSFICCRFPYWCYYTIRLVSLRNDDTSWNLHFALLALNMLNYVLNPLLYTFLNQTVAAIKMFKEFLWKICCYCFSNDEFQEFEQNSPFTIDQVKPACGTVQTRTNLGRFEDKNEKIEKF from the exons ATGTTTAGTACTGTAATGTACGCAATAAACGTTCTCAATATGCTATCGAATGAACTCATCGCTTGG AATTTGGGAGAATTTCTTTGTTTCTTCATACCCTCGGCACAAACTTTTGGAACAACTGCCAGCTCATTTATGTTGTTGGTGATTGCCTTGGACAGAAATCGAAATTGTGTGCAAACGTTTAGTAAATGTAGATGGAATCCGAGACCGATCAGTTGTATACTATATATTACGTTTCTTCTTGCTGTATCTGCTG CAATTTCGTATCCCATGCAAACATATTTCAATTACGAACCTATATGGATTTTGATGGTGCCTTATTCGGCAGACAAAGCGAACTATCAACTAGATTATCTGTGCTTcgcaacaaaaaataaactgaaacaGTATTACATAACAATCGACATTGTTATTTTCGCACCGATCATTTTAACGtttacatgtttttatatacaaatagcCACGTTAGTATGGAAACATCGGAAACCAGTTACTACGAAAATCGGTGGTTACGAAACGAAACAATCGGAAGATTCGACAAGCAGTTCCACTAAAACTACAAATACGAATTCTAGTGATAATTCAAAACgtacaattatcaaattaaaacatcaaaaaaatattcaagtaCAAAGAAAGATTCGAACTTTTCGAATAGTACTAGTACTGATGATGTCTTTTATTTGCTGTAGGTTCCCTTATTGGTGTTACTATACTATAAGATTAGTAAGTTTGAGGAACGATGATACTAGCTGGAATTTACATTTCGCTTTGTTAGCATTGAATATGTTAAATTATGTGTTAAATCCACTTTTGTATACGTTTTTAAATCAAACGGTAGCCgctataaaaatgtttaaagaaTTTCTATGGAAAATTTGTTGTTATTGCTTTTCCAACGACGAATTTCAAGAATTCGAACAAAACAGTCCATTCACAATAGATCAAGTGAAACCTGCTTGTGGTACTGTCCAAACTAGAACTAATTTGGGGCGTTTTGAAGAcaagaatgaaaaaattgaaaaattctag